A stretch of the Snodgrassella alvi genome encodes the following:
- a CDS encoding glycosyltransferase family 2 protein — protein sequence MNVAVLIPCYNEAITIEKVINDFRKAVPNSTIYVYDNNSSDGTKEIAKNTGALVKEEYIQGKGAVIRKMFVDIDADYYIMVDGDDTYDAQIAPKMLELAIQNNYDLVNAIRIETENNAYRSGHKLGNKVITGAVKILFGNRVHDMLSGYKIFSKRFVKSFPANEKGFAIETEIAIHALQLNVAIGHIEAPYKGRPEGSTSKLNTYKDGMRILMLIIKLCKHERPLLLFGFISTIFIIISLILFTPILINYYNTGLVPRFPTLITSIGIGIVGIITFFSGLILNTVTKGIKELKYLCFLNVK from the coding sequence ATGAATGTGGCAGTCTTAATACCATGTTATAACGAAGCCATTACTATTGAAAAAGTTATAAATGATTTTCGTAAGGCCGTCCCCAACTCAACTATTTATGTTTATGATAACAATTCATCTGATGGTACAAAAGAAATTGCAAAAAATACTGGAGCCTTGGTTAAAGAAGAATATATTCAAGGAAAAGGAGCTGTAATCAGAAAAATGTTCGTAGATATTGATGCGGACTACTATATCATGGTTGACGGTGATGATACATATGATGCCCAAATAGCGCCAAAAATGTTGGAATTAGCTATACAAAACAACTATGATTTAGTTAATGCTATTAGAATAGAAACTGAAAATAATGCTTATAGGTCAGGTCATAAACTTGGTAATAAAGTAATCACGGGAGCAGTAAAAATATTATTTGGCAATCGAGTTCATGATATGCTATCAGGATATAAAATTTTTTCTAAGCGATTTGTAAAGTCATTTCCTGCAAATGAAAAAGGCTTTGCAATTGAAACTGAAATAGCCATACATGCTCTCCAATTGAATGTAGCTATTGGACATATTGAAGCTCCTTATAAAGGAAGACCAGAAGGCTCTACGAGTAAATTAAATACCTACAAAGACGGTATGCGCATCTTAATGCTGATCATCAAATTATGTAAACATGAAAGGCCATTATTATTATTCGGTTTTATTTCAACGATATTCATAATAATATCGCTTATATTATTCACTCCAATTTTAATTAATTACTATAATACTGGTTTAGTTCCAAGATTTCCTACATTAATAACATCTATAGGAATTGGAATTGTAGGTATTATTACTTTTTTTTCTGGACTTATTTTAAATACAGTCACCAAAGGTATAAAAGAACTTAAATACTTGTGTTTTTTAAATGTTAAATAA
- a CDS encoding exodeoxyribonuclease III, with protein MRIISANVNGIRSATSKGFIDYLALAQADIVCVQELKAQEADMTEEMKHPLGMHGAWHTALKRGYSGVAIYSKQQPDAIQIGLGWEDFDKEGRYVRADFGQLTVISLYMPSGSSSEERQKAKFCFMDKFLPILRDLQTSQRDILICGDWNIAHQNIDIKNWRGNLKNSGFLPEERQWLSQVINELGWVDIWRTLYPEIPGYTWWSNRGQAYAKDVGWRIDYHLATPNLAACAQQASIYKDVKFSDHAPLIVDYAYP; from the coding sequence ATGCGCATCATTTCTGCCAACGTTAATGGAATACGTTCTGCCACCAGTAAAGGTTTTATTGACTATCTTGCTCTGGCTCAGGCAGATATCGTGTGTGTACAGGAACTAAAGGCGCAGGAAGCTGATATGACAGAAGAGATGAAGCATCCACTGGGCATGCATGGGGCGTGGCATACCGCTCTTAAACGAGGTTACAGTGGTGTGGCTATATATAGTAAACAGCAGCCGGATGCTATTCAAATTGGATTAGGTTGGGAGGATTTTGACAAAGAAGGCCGATACGTGCGTGCAGATTTTGGTCAATTGACAGTTATTTCATTATATATGCCTTCTGGCAGTAGTTCAGAAGAGCGACAGAAGGCTAAGTTTTGTTTTATGGATAAATTTCTGCCAATACTGCGAGACTTGCAGACATCACAACGAGATATTCTGATTTGCGGTGACTGGAATATAGCTCATCAAAATATTGATATAAAAAACTGGCGGGGTAATCTGAAGAATTCAGGTTTCTTGCCGGAAGAGCGCCAGTGGCTAAGTCAAGTAATCAATGAACTGGGCTGGGTCGATATCTGGCGCACCTTGTATCCGGAAATACCCGGTTACACATGGTGGAGCAATAGAGGGCAGGCTTATGCAAAAGATGTAGGCTGGCGTATAGACTATCATTTGGCCACCCCAAATCTGGCAGCCTGTGCGCAGCAAGCAAGCATCTACAAAGATGTTAAGTTTTCTGATCATGCTCCTCTGATTGTGGATTACGCCTATCCATAG
- the pyrE gene encoding orotate phosphoribosyltransferase yields MSDFRQDFLHFALQQKVLKFGQFTTKAGRQTPYFFNAGLFNDGYSILHLARFYARSILESKIEFDMLFGPAYKGIILAAATAMMLAERGRNVPYAYNRKEAKDHGEGGVLVGAPLQGRVLIIDDVISAGTSVRESVTIIQREGATAAGVAIALDRMEKGQGMQSAVQEVQQQYQIPVLAIATLDDLLRLLENDSALASFHQPVTEYRQQYGV; encoded by the coding sequence ATGTCTGATTTTCGTCAGGATTTTCTGCATTTTGCCTTGCAACAGAAGGTTTTAAAATTTGGCCAGTTTACTACTAAAGCGGGCAGACAAACGCCCTATTTTTTCAATGCCGGTCTCTTTAATGATGGCTATAGTATTTTGCATCTGGCACGGTTTTATGCTCGTTCTATTCTGGAAAGCAAAATTGAATTTGATATGCTGTTCGGACCAGCCTATAAAGGCATTATTCTGGCTGCGGCAACGGCGATGATGCTGGCAGAACGAGGACGTAATGTACCTTACGCATATAACCGTAAAGAAGCCAAAGATCATGGTGAAGGTGGTGTATTAGTTGGTGCACCTTTACAGGGGCGCGTACTGATTATTGATGATGTCATTTCAGCTGGTACTTCGGTTCGTGAGTCGGTAACAATTATTCAGCGTGAAGGGGCAACTGCTGCCGGAGTAGCCATTGCACTGGACCGAATGGAAAAAGGCCAAGGTATGCAATCTGCTGTTCAGGAAGTACAGCAGCAATATCAGATTCCAGTGTTGGCTATCGCTACTCTGGATGATTTGCTTCGTCTATTGGAAAATGATTCAGCTTTGGCTAGTTTTCATCAGCCGGTGACTGAATACAGACAGCAATATGGTGTGTAA
- a CDS encoding DedA family protein, whose translation MNVEQLLSHYGYMAIFIGSILEGETILTLAGFFVHKGYLLFLPSILCAAGGGMLGDQLCFFLGRYYGTRLIQHFPKLDPMVRKTDRLLCKHSSLIIVGVRFMYGLRIAGPIAIGMSKVPFRRFILLNLLGALIWATIIVSFGYVFGQSAQWLFTQFEQYTEIALVVALLIAAIVLAVYLYIKHRHSKQD comes from the coding sequence ATGAATGTTGAACAATTACTTAGTCATTATGGCTATATGGCCATCTTTATTGGCAGTATTCTTGAAGGTGAAACCATTTTGACCTTGGCTGGCTTTTTTGTGCATAAGGGTTATCTGCTATTTTTACCTTCTATATTATGTGCTGCCGGTGGTGGTATGCTGGGAGACCAGTTGTGTTTTTTTCTTGGTCGCTATTATGGTACGCGTCTAATACAACATTTTCCTAAATTGGATCCAATGGTACGGAAAACTGACCGACTTCTTTGTAAACATAGTTCATTGATTATTGTTGGGGTACGTTTTATGTATGGACTGCGGATCGCTGGTCCCATAGCCATTGGTATGAGCAAAGTACCTTTCCGCCGCTTTATTCTGCTTAATTTACTGGGCGCATTGATCTGGGCAACTATAATAGTAAGTTTCGGCTATGTATTCGGACAATCTGCACAGTGGTTGTTTACTCAGTTTGAGCAATATACTGAAATTGCTTTAGTTGTTGCTCTGTTGATAGCTGCAATAGTTCTGGCTGTTTATCTTTATATTAAACATCGGCACAGTAAACAAGACTGA
- a CDS encoding porin: MKKTLIALALTTLPVAAMAEVILYGQMKAGYETSSTKTSGESRGPYQNGIADYGSRIGFKGSDDLGNGLKAIWQVESAIHLGNNDGKADGWANRDSFIGLQGDFGTVRAGRISNAMKANMDAVDPWEYNNQVLGLGKFTRTGARYVGIAYNSPEFAGFKLSALYSPRDNVNGGDRNAEYDHGIGSGDKYSVGVNYQNAGYFAKYGFDYLKNSAVKVDGLKKDMKDGQVHRIEGGYDANNLFVGVGYQYTKNTSSYFRGLNNLSIVDPATKEKVDVGDHRLTMDNQGQEAALTVGYYFGNIFPKISYVHGWDVKINGTKEKNTKYDQVVLGADYAFSKSTTANVQAGWLREGNGESNGKDKTTAFGVGLKHTF; encoded by the coding sequence ATGAAAAAAACCCTGATTGCTTTAGCTTTAACTACATTACCGGTTGCTGCTATGGCAGAGGTTATTTTGTACGGCCAAATGAAAGCAGGCTATGAAACTTCTTCCACTAAAACCAGCGGAGAAAGCCGTGGTCCATACCAGAATGGTATTGCTGACTATGGTTCAAGAATTGGCTTTAAAGGCTCTGATGATTTAGGTAACGGTCTGAAAGCTATTTGGCAGGTAGAATCTGCTATTCATTTGGGTAACAATGATGGTAAAGCTGATGGTTGGGCTAACCGTGACTCTTTCATCGGATTGCAAGGGGATTTCGGTACGGTCCGAGCTGGTCGCATCAGTAATGCCATGAAGGCCAATATGGATGCAGTGGATCCTTGGGAATACAACAACCAGGTTTTAGGTTTGGGTAAATTTACCCGTACTGGAGCACGTTATGTAGGTATTGCTTACAATTCTCCAGAGTTTGCTGGCTTCAAATTAAGCGCTTTATATTCTCCACGCGATAACGTTAATGGCGGCGATCGCAATGCTGAATACGATCATGGTATTGGCTCCGGCGATAAATATAGTGTTGGAGTGAATTATCAGAATGCTGGTTATTTTGCAAAATATGGTTTTGATTACCTGAAAAACTCTGCTGTTAAAGTAGATGGTCTAAAAAAAGATATGAAAGATGGACAGGTACACCGTATTGAAGGCGGTTACGATGCTAACAACTTATTTGTTGGTGTGGGCTATCAATACACCAAAAATACCAGCTCTTACTTCCGTGGCCTGAACAATCTGAGTATCGTAGATCCGGCTACAAAAGAAAAAGTTGATGTTGGTGACCATCGCTTGACTATGGACAATCAGGGTCAGGAAGCTGCTCTGACAGTAGGCTACTACTTTGGTAATATTTTCCCGAAAATTTCCTATGTCCATGGCTGGGATGTAAAAATCAACGGTACCAAAGAGAAAAATACCAAATACGATCAGGTTGTACTTGGTGCTGACTATGCATTCTCTAAAAGTACAACCGCTAACGTACAAGCAGGCTGGTTGCGCGAAGGTAACGGCGAAAGTAATGGTAAAGACAAAACTACCGCCTTTGGTGTAGGCTTAAAACACACATTCTAA
- a CDS encoding porin, giving the protein MKKTLIALALTTLPVAAMAEVVLYGQMKAGYEVSSTKSSGESRGPYQNGIGDYGSRIGFKGSEDLGHGLKAIWQVESRIHLGNSDGGSDGWANRDSFIGLQTDFGTIRAGRISNAINANMDVVDAWEYNNEALGLGKFTRTDARYVGVAYDSPEWAGFSFNVLYSPRDNVNGGDRNAEYERGIGSGDKYSAGLNYHNSGFYAKYGFDYLKNSAVKLDGLKSDLKDGQVHRVEGGYDANNLFVGVGYQYTKNTSSYFRGLNDLSIVNPTTKEKLDVGDHKLTEDNQGQEAALTVGYHFGNIFPKISYAHGWDVKVNGTKEKNTKYDQVVLGADYDFSKRTTANVQAGWLREGNGEGLGKDKTTAFGVGLKHTF; this is encoded by the coding sequence ATGAAAAAAACCCTGATTGCTTTGGCTTTGACCACTTTGCCGGTTGCCGCTATGGCTGAGGTTGTTTTGTATGGCCAAATGAAAGCAGGCTATGAAGTTTCTTCTACTAAATCTAGCGGTGAATCACGTGGCCCATACCAGAATGGTATTGGTGACTATGGTTCACGTATCGGCTTCAAAGGTTCTGAAGACCTTGGCCATGGCTTGAAAGCTATCTGGCAGGTAGAATCCCGTATTCATTTGGGTAATAGTGATGGCGGTTCTGATGGCTGGGCTAACCGTGACTCTTTCATAGGTCTGCAAACTGATTTCGGTACTATCCGTGCTGGTCGTATCAGCAATGCCATTAACGCTAATATGGACGTTGTAGATGCTTGGGAATATAACAATGAAGCATTAGGTCTGGGTAAATTCACCCGTACCGATGCCCGTTATGTTGGTGTCGCCTATGATTCTCCAGAATGGGCTGGTTTCAGCTTCAACGTTTTGTACTCTCCACGTGACAACGTGAATGGTGGCGATCGTAACGCAGAATACGAGCGTGGTATCGGTTCTGGTGACAAATACAGTGCTGGTTTGAACTACCACAACTCTGGTTTCTATGCTAAATACGGTTTTGACTACCTGAAAAACTCTGCTGTTAAATTAGATGGTTTGAAATCAGACCTGAAAGATGGTCAGGTTCACCGTGTTGAAGGTGGCTACGATGCTAACAACTTGTTTGTTGGTGTTGGCTATCAGTACACCAAAAATACCAGTTCTTACTTCCGTGGTTTGAATGATCTGAGTATCGTTAACCCAACTACTAAAGAAAAACTTGATGTTGGTGATCACAAACTGACTGAAGACAATCAGGGTCAGGAAGCCGCTCTGACTGTTGGCTACCACTTTGGTAACATTTTCCCGAAAATCTCTTATGCTCATGGCTGGGATGTAAAAGTTAATGGTACTAAAGAGAAAAACACTAAATACGATCAGGTTGTGTTAGGTGCTGACTATGACTTCTCTAAACGCACTACCGCTAATGTACAGGCTGGTTGGTTGCGTGAAGGTAACGGCGAAGGCTTAGGTAAAGACAAAACTACTGCCTTTGGTGTTGGCTTGAAACACACTTTCTAA
- a CDS encoding ribonuclease E/G, producing the protein MKRMLFNATQAEELRVAIVDGQSLLDLDIETLGKEQRKGNIYKGIITRIEPSLEACFVDYGTDRHGFLPFKEISRSYFQNYEGGRARIQDVLSEGVEVIVQVEKDERGNKGAALTTFISLAGRYLVLMPNNPRGGGVSRRIEGEDRQELKQAMSELDTPRGMSLIARTAGIGRSTEELQWDLNYLVQLWRAIEQAAQQHNKPYLLFMESSLLIRAIRDYFQPDIGEILIDSQEVYDQIREFMSYVMPAYISRLRHYTDHTPLFSRFQIEQQIESAFSREVALPSGGAIVIDHTEALVSIDVNSARATRGADIEDTAFKTNMEAAEEVARQMRVRDLGGLVVIDFIDMENSKNQRDVETTLREALKKDRARVQMAKLSRFGLMELSRQRLKPSLGESSHTICPRCAGTGSIRSIESTALHILRIIQEESMKDNTAEVRVQVPVDVATFLLNEKRAELFGLEERLDVCVLLIPNIHLENPHYSVIRVRTDNIEENTVPSYHQVQEPENIGELPFSIGQNKPVRPEAAVKGIHHTQPAPVIEKVVVEKDTAPGMWKKLSGWLGNLFSAKPAVPVSPSASHAERTIKSRQQKNQPHERRQSRTSRLSKNAEIAKKSEHYSENKTQATHIAAVRTANEQRNRREEKRSDKYDLSQTETSSEISQESSSIRHEQNNSRRRRQRTSGKNEVPAQQVNNVEIIDETQTTDPLIITLSGGEAKNERHKSRHDKNSRRQNGKKKRSYIISARKISRNIDIHAIAAQVLQTTEHVLHPENIGNQAADCSVQSAHPYIDDNILVQRAVAQAKNVITHVLAQMESVQYSATSDKPVKLGTASTVQTKQPEADQLIVSIPETAEIELSQIAELGGLILVETSTNIIVSDNSESSTQSKLRRKDRLQSQPDAVQGTPVKLEQIETRI; encoded by the coding sequence ATGAAACGAATGTTATTCAATGCCACGCAGGCAGAAGAATTGCGCGTGGCTATTGTAGATGGACAAAGTCTACTTGATCTTGACATCGAAACACTGGGTAAGGAACAGCGTAAAGGCAATATCTACAAAGGTATCATTACTCGCATTGAACCTTCACTGGAGGCTTGTTTCGTTGACTATGGCACAGATCGCCATGGTTTTTTACCATTCAAGGAAATATCGCGCAGCTATTTTCAGAATTATGAAGGTGGACGGGCTCGTATACAGGATGTCTTGTCCGAAGGCGTAGAAGTCATTGTACAAGTGGAAAAGGATGAGCGAGGGAACAAAGGTGCAGCGCTAACCACTTTTATTAGCCTGGCCGGACGCTATCTGGTATTGATGCCCAATAATCCTCGAGGTGGTGGTGTGTCACGCCGAATTGAAGGTGAAGATCGGCAGGAACTCAAGCAGGCTATGAGTGAGCTGGATACCCCGCGTGGTATGAGTCTGATTGCACGTACTGCCGGTATTGGTCGCAGTACAGAAGAATTGCAATGGGATTTAAATTATCTGGTACAGCTATGGCGAGCCATTGAGCAGGCCGCACAACAGCACAACAAACCTTATCTGCTGTTTATGGAAAGCTCACTACTTATTCGTGCCATACGCGATTACTTCCAGCCTGATATTGGAGAAATACTGATTGATTCGCAGGAAGTATATGATCAGATCCGTGAGTTCATGTCCTATGTGATGCCGGCATATATTAGTCGCTTACGTCATTATACTGACCATACTCCGCTTTTTTCTCGTTTTCAGATAGAACAGCAGATTGAGTCTGCTTTTTCCCGTGAAGTTGCCCTCCCGTCCGGTGGTGCCATCGTCATTGATCATACTGAAGCGTTAGTCTCCATTGATGTAAACTCTGCCCGAGCCACCCGTGGAGCAGATATAGAAGACACAGCATTCAAAACTAATATGGAGGCAGCCGAAGAAGTTGCCCGTCAGATGCGCGTACGTGATCTTGGCGGATTAGTTGTGATTGACTTCATAGACATGGAAAATAGTAAAAACCAGCGTGATGTTGAAACCACCTTGCGCGAAGCCTTGAAAAAAGATCGTGCACGGGTACAGATGGCTAAGTTGTCGCGTTTTGGTTTAATGGAATTATCGCGACAACGTCTGAAGCCTTCTCTTGGTGAAAGTAGCCATACCATTTGCCCGCGCTGTGCCGGTACTGGTTCCATTCGTAGTATTGAATCAACAGCATTACATATTCTCCGCATCATTCAGGAAGAATCAATGAAAGATAACACTGCCGAAGTACGCGTACAGGTACCGGTAGATGTGGCTACTTTTCTCTTAAATGAAAAGCGTGCTGAGTTATTCGGATTGGAAGAGCGGCTGGATGTATGCGTGTTACTGATTCCGAATATTCATCTCGAAAACCCGCATTACAGTGTTATACGTGTTCGTACTGATAACATAGAAGAAAATACAGTTCCCAGTTACCATCAAGTGCAGGAACCTGAAAACATTGGTGAACTACCATTTTCAATTGGACAGAACAAACCTGTTAGACCTGAAGCAGCAGTGAAAGGGATACATCATACCCAGCCGGCTCCGGTTATTGAGAAGGTAGTTGTAGAAAAAGATACTGCACCGGGTATGTGGAAAAAACTTTCAGGATGGCTGGGTAATCTTTTCAGTGCAAAACCAGCCGTTCCAGTTTCGCCAAGTGCTTCTCATGCTGAAAGAACTATTAAATCCAGACAGCAGAAAAATCAGCCACACGAACGCCGACAGTCGCGCACTAGCCGTCTCTCTAAAAATGCCGAAATAGCTAAAAAAAGCGAGCATTATTCTGAAAATAAAACACAAGCAACTCACATAGCGGCAGTTCGTACTGCAAATGAGCAGCGTAATCGTCGTGAAGAAAAACGTTCTGACAAATATGATTTATCTCAGACGGAAACGTCATCCGAAATCAGTCAGGAAAGCAGTAGTATCAGGCATGAGCAAAATAATTCTCGCCGTCGTCGTCAGCGTACTTCTGGCAAAAATGAAGTTCCAGCCCAGCAAGTAAATAATGTTGAAATAATTGACGAAACTCAGACAACTGATCCCTTGATTATTACCTTGTCGGGCGGAGAGGCAAAAAATGAACGCCATAAATCACGACATGATAAAAACAGCCGGCGACAGAATGGTAAGAAAAAACGCAGCTACATCATTTCAGCACGTAAAATCAGCCGCAATATTGATATCCATGCTATAGCTGCGCAAGTGCTGCAGACTACTGAGCACGTACTTCATCCTGAAAATATTGGAAATCAAGCTGCTGATTGCTCAGTTCAGTCAGCTCATCCGTATATAGATGACAATATCTTGGTACAGCGGGCAGTAGCACAAGCTAAGAATGTGATTACTCATGTTCTGGCTCAGATGGAGTCAGTTCAGTATTCTGCGACCTCTGATAAACCGGTAAAATTAGGCACAGCATCTACCGTACAAACTAAACAGCCAGAAGCCGATCAGTTGATTGTAAGCATCCCTGAAACAGCAGAAATAGAATTGTCTCAAATTGCCGAATTGGGTGGGCTGATACTGGTTGAAACCAGTACAAATATTATTGTCTCCGATAATAGTGAAAGTTCCACTCAATCTAAATTACGACGCAAAGATAGATTACAGAGTCAACCAGACGCAGTGCAAGGTACACCTGTCAAACTGGAACAGATTGAAACTAGAATATAG
- a CDS encoding RluA family pseudouridine synthase, which yields MTVLSKDSVQFLSVGAESAGQRLDNYLIRELKGVPKSHIQRIIRSGEVRLNKKRCKGTDRIAVNDEIRLPPIRVADRMACPDYLAIPAHEFEIIYEDDVLLVINKPSGVAVHGGSGVSFGVIEQLRRARPDARYLELVHRLDKDTSGLLMIAKKRSALVKLHESIRQNHPHKVYQALSVGFWPEKVQHVKLPLIKYTGVQGEKMVRVTGNNQEGQRAHTLFRVLQRFAGQQLYATGIKSLTLMEATLKTGRTHQIRVHMQSQQCPIAGDERYGDYQINKRLQKAGLKRMFLHASELTLPHPVSGDILQLIAPLPDELQQFLLSLPSAPD from the coding sequence ATGACGGTTTTAAGCAAAGATTCAGTGCAGTTTTTATCTGTCGGTGCCGAAAGTGCTGGACAGCGACTAGATAATTATTTGATACGGGAATTAAAAGGTGTGCCAAAGAGTCATATACAGCGCATCATCCGCAGTGGTGAGGTTCGTTTGAACAAAAAACGCTGCAAAGGAACTGACCGAATTGCCGTTAACGATGAAATCCGTTTACCACCCATTCGTGTTGCCGACAGAATGGCTTGCCCTGATTATTTAGCAATTCCAGCACATGAATTTGAAATCATTTATGAAGACGATGTTTTGCTGGTTATAAACAAACCATCCGGCGTCGCGGTTCATGGTGGTAGCGGCGTTAGTTTTGGTGTTATTGAGCAGCTGCGCCGTGCCCGTCCTGATGCACGTTATCTGGAACTGGTACACCGGCTGGATAAAGACACTAGCGGATTGCTTATGATTGCGAAAAAACGCAGTGCTTTGGTTAAGTTGCACGAATCAATCAGACAAAACCATCCACACAAGGTCTATCAGGCACTTTCAGTTGGATTTTGGCCAGAAAAAGTACAACATGTAAAACTCCCTCTTATAAAATACACTGGGGTTCAGGGTGAAAAAATGGTACGTGTTACCGGCAATAATCAGGAAGGTCAGCGTGCACATACTCTGTTTCGTGTACTGCAAAGGTTTGCAGGACAGCAGCTATACGCTACAGGAATTAAATCTCTTACCTTGATGGAAGCTACGTTGAAAACAGGCCGCACTCATCAAATACGTGTACATATGCAATCGCAACAGTGTCCGATTGCTGGTGATGAACGCTATGGAGATTATCAAATAAACAAACGCCTGCAAAAAGCAGGGTTGAAAAGAATGTTTTTACATGCATCTGAATTAACACTTCCTCATCCGGTCAGTGGCGATATATTACAACTTATCGCCCCTTTACCAGATGAGTTACAACAGTTTTTGCTCAGTTTACCATCTGCTCCAGATTAG
- the galU gene encoding UTP--glucose-1-phosphate uridylyltransferase GalU, with protein MKAVIPVAGLGTRMLPATKAIPKEMLTVADKPLIQYIVKECAQAGIKQIVLVNHASKTAIENHFDTAFELETQLQNKGKTALLAETRAVLPPDVQIIQVRQSKAKGLGHAMLCARSVIGNEPFAVLLPDVLIDESACNLASDNLAAMVKHFRETQRSQIMVERVPLSEVNKYGIVDCHQQQAEEGCSIAMTAIIEKPALEEAPSDMAVVGRYVLSASIWPLLEKTLPGAGGEIQLTDAIAALMQQEAVDAFVIQGYSHDCGDKLGYMKTFIEYSLRHDKCGAQLKNWLQQQTF; from the coding sequence ATGAAAGCAGTTATCCCAGTTGCTGGTTTAGGAACTCGAATGTTGCCGGCTACAAAAGCCATCCCTAAAGAAATGCTAACGGTGGCAGACAAACCGTTAATTCAGTATATCGTAAAGGAATGTGCACAAGCGGGTATTAAGCAAATTGTGCTGGTTAACCATGCTTCTAAAACCGCAATTGAAAATCATTTCGATACTGCGTTTGAGTTGGAAACGCAGTTACAGAACAAGGGTAAAACTGCGTTACTGGCAGAAACCCGTGCCGTGCTGCCTCCTGATGTTCAAATTATTCAGGTACGACAAAGTAAAGCAAAAGGACTGGGTCATGCTATGCTGTGTGCGCGTTCTGTGATTGGTAACGAACCATTTGCCGTCTTACTGCCGGATGTACTCATAGATGAAAGTGCCTGCAATCTGGCATCAGATAATCTGGCAGCGATGGTAAAGCATTTCAGAGAAACACAACGTAGCCAGATTATGGTTGAGCGCGTGCCGCTGAGTGAAGTAAACAAGTACGGTATAGTGGATTGTCATCAGCAACAGGCCGAGGAAGGATGTAGTATAGCTATGACAGCCATTATTGAAAAACCTGCGCTGGAAGAGGCTCCATCTGATATGGCTGTCGTTGGCCGCTACGTTCTTTCTGCCAGTATCTGGCCGCTACTGGAAAAAACATTGCCTGGGGCAGGTGGTGAAATTCAGCTGACTGATGCTATAGCTGCATTAATGCAGCAGGAAGCAGTAGATGCATTTGTTATACAGGGCTATTCACATGACTGCGGCGATAAGCTTGGTTATATGAAAACATTTATAGAATACAGCCTGCGACATGACAAATGCGGTGCTCAGCTTAAAAATTGGTTACAACAGCAAACATTTTAA